One window from the genome of Megalobrama amblycephala isolate DHTTF-2021 linkage group LG4, ASM1881202v1, whole genome shotgun sequence encodes:
- the myo1ha gene encoding LOW QUALITY PROTEIN: unconventional myosin-Ih (The sequence of the model RefSeq protein was modified relative to this genomic sequence to represent the inferred CDS: deleted 2 bases in 1 codon), whose product MTQSYRLGQCKQIALSWSVLCLSDWQKGKVKLGQLDLEGALIARDQVGIQDFVLLDAHNSETAFLDNLKKRFTEDLIYTYIGTLLISVNPYKELDIYAKKQMDLYMGVNFFELPPHIYALADNAYHTMLTEANNHFILISGESGAGKTEASKKILQYYAVSCPSSTLLDTVRDRMLMSNPVLEAFGNAKTMKNDNSSRFGKYMDIQFDSQGDAVGGHILSYLLEKSRVVHQNHGERNFHIFYQLVEGGEEDLLRHLGLEKDTKRYSYLVQGECSNVSSINDKNDWKTVKNALSVIDFDANDIEHLFGIIASVLHLGNVHFDGDTKGYATLNSNAALRWVSKLLGVHVQVLHEALTFRKIEAKSEEVLSPFTVDHAIYARDALAKAIYGRAFTWLVNRINESLENKDSNRKTVIGLLDIYGFEVFTVNSFEQFCINYCNEKLQQLFIQLTLKAEQEEYEAEGIGWEPVQFFNNKIICDLVEEKHRGIISVLDEECVRPGDATDLTFLEKLEEKMGNHPHFVTHKLADKKTRKSLERGDFRLLHYAGEVTYCVVGFIDKNNDLLYKNIKDVMRLSKNPIIQQCFPATEGDSRRRPETVATQFKNSLLQLTEILTAKEAWYVRCLKSNDNKQPGKFDEVLVRHQVKYLGLMEHLRVRRAGFAYRRRYEVFLQRYKALCPATWPHWRGVPSDGVETLVQHLGYQSDEYKMGRTKIFIRYARTLFAIEDAFEICKHELATKLQAKYKGYRAKGEFRKQKEAATKIESCWRGAQARKEKERRAWAVKVIKKFIKGYMTRRDAKTTDNSEYLAFVRQSYLNRLRDKLPKTVLDKTTWLTPPPVMTETSEILRQLHTRMMVRKYVRGITPQKKAQLQQKVVTSAIFKGKKDSYPPSIAVPFADTRINEQDINMRVLQTIRHERIKYSVPVVKYDRNGFKPRQRQLILTQAAVYLVEEAKIKQRVDYVSLKGASVSNLGDSVMILHVAFNDPKQKGDMVLQCDHLFEALTKLAMIANKQNNIKVVQGSIKFEIQAGKESGVDFSTGQDPMIYKGKNGHLMVVAPRTKSR is encoded by the exons ATGACACAGTCCTATAGACTTGGTCAGTGTAAACAAATTGCATTG TCATGGTCAGTGTTGTGCTTGTCTGATTGGCAGAAAGGAAAGGTTAAATTAGGTCAGTTGGACTTGGAGGGAGCCTTGATTGCCAGAGACCAAGTTGGCATCCAGGACTTTGTGCTTCTTGACGCCCACAACAGTGAAACAGCTTTCCTGGACAATCTGAAAAAACGTTTCACTGAGGATTTGATATAC ACTTACATAGGTACTCTGCTGATATCTGTAAACCCATACAAAGAGTTGGACATCTATGCCAAGAAACAAATGGACCTCTACATGGGAGTGAACTTCTTTGAACTTCCCCCTCACAT TTATGCATTAGCAGACAATGCCTACCACACCATGCTAACAGAAGCCAACaaccattttattttgatatctGGGGAGAGCGGAGCAGGCAAAACTGAGGCCTCCAAGAAGATCTTGCAGTACTATGCAGTCAGCTGCCCTAGTTCCACCTTACTCGACACAGTGAGAGACCGCATGCTCATGTCCAACCCTGTACTAGAG GCCTTTGGAAATGCAAAGACGATGAAAAATGACAACTCCAGCCGTTTTGGGAAGTATATGGACATCCAGTTTGATAGCCAG GGAGATGCTGTTGGTGGCCACATACTCAGCTACCTGCTGGAAAAGTCTAGAGTGGTTCACCAAAACCATGGTGAGAGAAACTTTCATATCTTCTACCAGCTGGTGGAGGGAGGAGAGGAAGACCTACTGAGGCACCTGGGCTTGGAGAAGGACACTAAACGTTATAGTTATTTAGTGCAG GGAGAATGTTCCAATGTCAGCTCTATTAATGACAAGAACGACTGGAAAACTGTTAAAAATGCATTGTCAGTCATTGACTTTGATGCTAATGACATTGAG CACCTCTTTGGGATCATAGCTAGTGTGCTCCATCTGGGGAACGTGCACTTTGATGGAGACACCAAAGGTTATGCTACTTTAAACTCTAATGCAGCTCTGCGCTGGGTATCCAAG CTGTTAGGGGTCCATGTTCAGGTCCTTCATGAAGCTCTTACATTCAGAAAGATTGAAGCCAAATCAGAGGAG GTCTTGAGTCCATTTACTGTTGATCATGCTATCTATGCCAGAGATGCCCTGGCCAAAGCCATCTATGGTCGTGCCTTCACATGGCTGGTGAACCGAATCAATGAGTCTCTGGAGAATAAA gattctaaCAGGAAGACAGTTATTGGATTGTTAGACATCTATGGATTTGAGGTATTCACTGTTAACAG TTTTGAGCAGTTTTGCATAAACTACTGTAATGAGAAGCTACAGCAGCTCTTCATTCAATTGACGCTGAAGGCTGAACAAGAGGAATATGAAGCAGAAGGAATTGGG TGGGAGCCGGTGCAGTTCTTCAATAATAAAATCATCTGTGACCTGGTGGAGGAGAAGCACAGAGGAATTATCTCTGTGCTG GATGAGGAGTGTGTGAGGCCAGGTGATGCTACAGATCTCACTTTTCTTGAGAAACTTGAAGAGAAAATGGGCAATCATCCCCACTTTGTAAC GCATAAACTGGCTGATAAGAAGACCCGCAAGTCTCTGGAGAGAGGAGATTTTCGTCTTCTTCATTATGCAGGGGAGGTGACCTACTGCGTTGTGG GGTTCATTGACAAAAACAATGATCTTTTGTACAAGAACATCAAAGAC GTGATGCGCCTGTCAAAGAACCCAATAATACAGCAGTGCTTTCCAGCCACTGAGGGAGACAGCAGGAGAAGACCTGAGACA GTGGCCACTCAGTTTAAGAACAGTCTTCTGCAGCTGACGGAGATTCTGACAGCCAAGGAGGCGTGGTACGTGCGCTGCCTCAAGTCCAATGACAATAAACAGCCAG GCAAGTTTGATGAAGTTCTGGTCAGACACCAGGTGAAATATCTGGGGTTAATGGAGCACCTGAGGGTCAGACGAGCTGGATTTGCATATCGGCGTAGATATGAGGTTTTTCTACAGAG GTATAAAGCACTTTGTCCTGCCACTTGGCCCCACTGGAGAGGTGTACCTTCAGATGGGGTGGAAACCCTGGTGCAACATCTAGGCTACCAGTCTGATGAGTATAAAATGGGCAG GACAAAGATATTTATACGATATGCcaggacactttttgccatagAAGATGCCTTTGAAATCTGCAAACATGAACTGG CTACAAAACTACAGGCCAAATACAAAGGCTACAGAGCCAAAGGAGAGTTTCGAAAACAGAAAGAGGCTG CTACAAAAATTGAGTCGTGTTGGAGAGGAGCGCAGGCGCGCAAAGAGAAAGAGCGCAGAGCCTGGGCTGTCAAAGTCATTAAAAA GTTTATTAAGGGCTATATGACAAGACGTGATGCAAAAACTACTGACAACTCTGAATACCTGGCCTTCGTTCGACAGAGCTACCTGAATAGACTCAGAGACAAGTTACCAAAGACCGTCCTGGACAAGACCACATGGCTGACACCTCCTCCAGTCATGACAGAG ACCTCAGAGATTCTGCGACAGCTGCACACACGTATGATGGTGAGGAAGTATGTGCGGGGAATTACGCCACAGAAAAAAGCACAG CTGCAACAAAAAGTAGTAACCAGTGCCATCTTTAAGGGAAAGAAGGATAGCTATCCTCCAAGCATCGCTGTTCCTTTTGCGGACACTAGAATCA ATGAACAAGATATCAATATGAGGGTTCTTCAGACTATACGACATGAACGTATCAAG taCAGCGTTCCTGTGGTGAAGTATGACAGGAATGGATTTAAACCCAGACAAAGGCAACTTATTCTCACTCAGGCTGCTGTATACCTGGTAGAAGAGGCTAAGATCAAACAGAGAGTGGACTATGTTTCTCTAAAAG GTGCTTCTGTCAGTAATCTGGGTGACTCTGTTATGATCCTTCATGTTGCTTTCAACGATCCAAAACAGAAG GGGGACATGGTACTTCAGTGTGACCACCTGTTTGAAGCTTTGACCAAACTGGCTATGATTGCAAACAAGCAGAACAACATCAAGGTGGTTCAGGGAAG CATAAAGTTTGAGATCCAGGCAGGAAAGGAGAGCGGTGTGGACTTCAGCACTGGCCAAGATCCTATGATTTATAAAGGCAAAAATGGTCATCTGATGGTG GTGGCTCCACGGACCAAGTCTCGATGA
- the foxn4 gene encoding forkhead box protein N4 isoform X1, translating into MSVKSEPHGRGKFKKRFFLAGQQVPRPTVELSSAWLPKIFYTPAQLQQKQKMIESGITSRMSGIHENPGQSHHTSAQDYRLLTTDPSQLKEELPGDLQSLSWLTSVDVPRLQQIGGGRPDFASSAQNSLLERQTAQLNSMTVAGGAGSAIHLQNEMQHSPLAINSMPQFSPGFPCATSVYQTAPQQVLTFTQANQQCSPGGIYGNYNSQSLFPQPRITAHNQDLQPKTFPKPIYSYSCLIAMALKNSKTGSLPVSEIYSFMKEHFPYFKTAPDGWKNSVRHNLSLNKCFEKVENKMSGSSRKGCLWALNPAKIDKMEEEMQKWKRKDLPAIRRSMANPDELDKLITDRPESCRQKSVDTGMTRLPSCPPGPTLPIAAQMQPQPVVTLSLQCLPMHQHLQLQLQNQSRLAPASPAPAQTPPLHTVPDMTNSSRPQHPAKQHSDFYTIHTDMNSEVDALDPSIMDFTWQGNLWEEMKDDSFNLEALGTLSNSPLRLSDCDLDTGNVTPVSNAGGLPYPDLQVTGLYSSYSAIDALSNQYMNTQGGTKPIVLL; encoded by the exons ATGTCCGTCAAGAGCGAACCGCACGGACGAGGGAAATTTAAAAAACGGTTTTTTCTTGCGGGACAACAAGTGCCCCGACCAACAGTAGAGCTTTCCTCCGCCTGGTTACCCAAGATTTTCTATACCCCAGCACAACTTCAGCAGAAACAG AAGATGATTGAAAGTGGAATTACAAGCAGGATGTCGGGAATTCATGAAAACCCTGGACAAAGTCACCACACCTCTGCACAAGACTACAG ACTCCTGACTACTGACCCTTCACAGCTGAAGGAGGAGCTGCCTGGTGATCTTCAGTCCCTGTCCTGGCTCACCTCTGTGGATGTACCCCGGCTGCAGCAAATAGGGGGTGGACGGCCCGACTTCGCCAGCTCTGCTCAGAACAGCCTGCTGGAGCGGCAGACAG CTCAGCTGAATAGCATGACGGTAGCGGGAGGAGCAGGATCTGCGATTCATCTACAGAATGAAATGCAGCACAGTCCTCTGGCCATCAACAGC ATGCCCCAGTTTTCCCCTGGGTTTCCTTGTGCCACATCAGTGTACCAAACCGCCCCTCAGCAAGTGCTCACTTTCACTCAGGCAAACCAACAG TGTTCTCCCGGTGGAATTTATGGCAACTACAACAGCCAGAGTCTGTTTCCTCAGCCTCGTATTACTGCTCACAACCAGGACCTGCAGCCCAAGACTTTCCCTAAACCCATCTATTCTTACAG CTGTCTGATTGCCATGGCTTTGAAGAACAGCAAAACAGGCAGCCTTCCTGTTAGTGAGATCTACAGCTTTATGAAAGAGCACTTCCCTTATTTCAAG ACAGCACCTGATGGATGGAAGAACTCTGTACGCCACAACCTGTCCTTGAACAAGTGCTTTGAGAAGGTGGAGAACAAGATGAGTGGTTCCTCCAGAAAAGGCTGTCTTTGGGCACTCAATCCTGCAAAGATCGACAAGATGGAGGAAGAGATGCAGAAATGGAAACGCAAAGATCTCCCAGCCATCCGTCGCAGCATGGCCAACCCAG atgAATTAGACAAACTCATTACAGACAGACCGGAAAGTTGCAGACAGAAATCCGTTGATACTGGCATGACTCGCTTGCCCAGCTGCCCACCAGGACCGACCCTTCCGATAGCAGCTCAGATGCAGCCCCAGCCAGTGGTCACTCTGTCTCTACAGTGTCTCCCCATGCACCAGCACCTTCAACTGCAGCTCCAGAATCAGTCTCGCTTGGCTCCGGCCTCCCCTGCTCCTGCTCAAACACCCCCACTCCACACCGTCCCTGACATGACAAACAGCTCCCGCCCCCAGCATCCTGCCAAGCAACACAGCGACTTCTACACGATTCACACTGACATGAATTCAGAGGTGGACGCGCTGGACCCAAGTATTATGGACTTCACATGGCAAG GAAACCTGTGGGAGGAGATGAAGGATGACAGCTTTAACCTGGAGGCATTAGGTACTCTCAGTAACTCCCCACTTCGGCTGTCTGACTGTGACCTGGACACTGGCAATGTCACGCCTGTGTCCAATGCAGGAGGACTGCCTTACCCAGACCTGCAGGTGACAGGCCTCTACTCTTCATACTCAGCCATAGATGCCCTTTCTAACCAGTACATGAACACACAAGGAGGAACAAAGCCTATAGTTTTGCTTTAA
- the foxn4 gene encoding forkhead box protein N4 isoform X2, which yields MSVKSEPHGRGKFKKRFFLAGQQVPRPTVELSSAWLPKIFYTPAQLQQKQMIESGITSRMSGIHENPGQSHHTSAQDYRLLTTDPSQLKEELPGDLQSLSWLTSVDVPRLQQIGGGRPDFASSAQNSLLERQTAQLNSMTVAGGAGSAIHLQNEMQHSPLAINSMPQFSPGFPCATSVYQTAPQQVLTFTQANQQCSPGGIYGNYNSQSLFPQPRITAHNQDLQPKTFPKPIYSYSCLIAMALKNSKTGSLPVSEIYSFMKEHFPYFKTAPDGWKNSVRHNLSLNKCFEKVENKMSGSSRKGCLWALNPAKIDKMEEEMQKWKRKDLPAIRRSMANPDELDKLITDRPESCRQKSVDTGMTRLPSCPPGPTLPIAAQMQPQPVVTLSLQCLPMHQHLQLQLQNQSRLAPASPAPAQTPPLHTVPDMTNSSRPQHPAKQHSDFYTIHTDMNSEVDALDPSIMDFTWQGNLWEEMKDDSFNLEALGTLSNSPLRLSDCDLDTGNVTPVSNAGGLPYPDLQVTGLYSSYSAIDALSNQYMNTQGGTKPIVLL from the exons ATGTCCGTCAAGAGCGAACCGCACGGACGAGGGAAATTTAAAAAACGGTTTTTTCTTGCGGGACAACAAGTGCCCCGACCAACAGTAGAGCTTTCCTCCGCCTGGTTACCCAAGATTTTCTATACCCCAGCACAACTTCAGCAGAAACAG ATGATTGAAAGTGGAATTACAAGCAGGATGTCGGGAATTCATGAAAACCCTGGACAAAGTCACCACACCTCTGCACAAGACTACAG ACTCCTGACTACTGACCCTTCACAGCTGAAGGAGGAGCTGCCTGGTGATCTTCAGTCCCTGTCCTGGCTCACCTCTGTGGATGTACCCCGGCTGCAGCAAATAGGGGGTGGACGGCCCGACTTCGCCAGCTCTGCTCAGAACAGCCTGCTGGAGCGGCAGACAG CTCAGCTGAATAGCATGACGGTAGCGGGAGGAGCAGGATCTGCGATTCATCTACAGAATGAAATGCAGCACAGTCCTCTGGCCATCAACAGC ATGCCCCAGTTTTCCCCTGGGTTTCCTTGTGCCACATCAGTGTACCAAACCGCCCCTCAGCAAGTGCTCACTTTCACTCAGGCAAACCAACAG TGTTCTCCCGGTGGAATTTATGGCAACTACAACAGCCAGAGTCTGTTTCCTCAGCCTCGTATTACTGCTCACAACCAGGACCTGCAGCCCAAGACTTTCCCTAAACCCATCTATTCTTACAG CTGTCTGATTGCCATGGCTTTGAAGAACAGCAAAACAGGCAGCCTTCCTGTTAGTGAGATCTACAGCTTTATGAAAGAGCACTTCCCTTATTTCAAG ACAGCACCTGATGGATGGAAGAACTCTGTACGCCACAACCTGTCCTTGAACAAGTGCTTTGAGAAGGTGGAGAACAAGATGAGTGGTTCCTCCAGAAAAGGCTGTCTTTGGGCACTCAATCCTGCAAAGATCGACAAGATGGAGGAAGAGATGCAGAAATGGAAACGCAAAGATCTCCCAGCCATCCGTCGCAGCATGGCCAACCCAG atgAATTAGACAAACTCATTACAGACAGACCGGAAAGTTGCAGACAGAAATCCGTTGATACTGGCATGACTCGCTTGCCCAGCTGCCCACCAGGACCGACCCTTCCGATAGCAGCTCAGATGCAGCCCCAGCCAGTGGTCACTCTGTCTCTACAGTGTCTCCCCATGCACCAGCACCTTCAACTGCAGCTCCAGAATCAGTCTCGCTTGGCTCCGGCCTCCCCTGCTCCTGCTCAAACACCCCCACTCCACACCGTCCCTGACATGACAAACAGCTCCCGCCCCCAGCATCCTGCCAAGCAACACAGCGACTTCTACACGATTCACACTGACATGAATTCAGAGGTGGACGCGCTGGACCCAAGTATTATGGACTTCACATGGCAAG GAAACCTGTGGGAGGAGATGAAGGATGACAGCTTTAACCTGGAGGCATTAGGTACTCTCAGTAACTCCCCACTTCGGCTGTCTGACTGTGACCTGGACACTGGCAATGTCACGCCTGTGTCCAATGCAGGAGGACTGCCTTACCCAGACCTGCAGGTGACAGGCCTCTACTCTTCATACTCAGCCATAGATGCCCTTTCTAACCAGTACATGAACACACAAGGAGGAACAAAGCCTATAGTTTTGCTTTAA